In Solanum lycopersicum chromosome 3, SLM_r2.1, the genomic stretch TAGTTACTGCAGCTACAACTcgtaattatgcaaactatagctatggaacataattaagtttattatagtGGCTATTTGTGAAAGTTTCTGTTAAAATGGCCCAAGAAGACATCTCATTTTACTAATTGGCAAAATAcagcaatttttattttttgaccaaaaatggtttttaaaaatctaattttgcAATTAGTAGCCCACGtattgagaatttttttaaattaaattaatataagagGTGGCAATATGATGTCCTTTTTTTATTGGGAAGTggtttttttctcctttttttctcttctttcttcccGTCCATATACAATTCCTTGGAaccatattttcatttattgatCATCTTCTTTATTACTTTGAACAAAAGATGACTTActttcttatttattaaatctatattgaattctATAAAAACATTCGTCATAGtgtattttttctctttcgCTTTTAAATtcttgatgatttgttgatattTACCCGTCAATTTCTCTCATTATTAGCCAATGTTTAATACCACATTGTACCTGGTTGCCCATTGATGCTTCAAGCCCAATGAGTGGGAGTTGAAAGGGAAGAGATAACTCGTCCTCATTGGCTAACACCACCTTAAGGAGGAACAAAACCAGTAGAGCTAAAAGggtctttttcattttgttatagACGTAGAATAGAAAAATGTGAATGAATTGGTGAAACGTGGTTTCATATTTATACCAAAATTATGAAGAACAATCGATAGCGACTAATATTCTATCAGTAAAAAGCAACAAAAGAGAaaactttaattattatttcaccaaCGTCAATCACCCACTCACAACGACCAATTTAGCCACAATTCGCACCACCATCAACAACCATCCTCTGCCCAAACACAATCCTCATCACCACCAATCACCAAAATTAATCATCGTCATCATTATCAACCAGTCACTATTATATCTATAATCACTATTGATACAATTAGTTGGCATTATACACAGTGGAGGATCTAGGATTTCCATTAAGGAAATTCGAAAAAAAGATAGTAATACCTAAGATTTGATGTTTGAAcccttcaactactaaatcaaCCTCTAATCTTATATTCAGGAggtttaaaatcaatatatagataattaaaatacctaaaatatacaacaaatttttttatcgAGAGAGTTCGGATGAACTCTAGATCTGCCCCCGATTATACATCACTAATTGTCACTTCATTCACCACGGTCATTAATTATCAGTATCATTCTAATCGAAATTATCAGTTGTCACTATTAACAACCAAGGTTAACACTACTGCCAAATACTATACAATAAGAACTATCCACAACCATCATTAATCGGCTAATACCAACTTAAATCGACACAAACggtcatcatcattaattattACCAACATCAATTctcatatcaaaatttaaaacattttattgatataataatagatcgattcaatatttatttaaatttttaataacgATATATTTAATTAGTGTCCGAGTCTACAGAGAATAAAGTGTATGCAGACCACTAGATCATTAAAGTAAAGAGAccttacaaaacaaaaatttgtttttaaaatttctgaTTAAAAAGATTATTTCATGTAGGCGCATATTTGATCCTTTTTCATAcgtattgttatttttttgacttttttttttggttcaacAACTAATtcagatttattattttgatggtcaaatattttttttccaccgatattttcttgtaaattttattGCAAGTGctcttaaataatttataaatacaaatacGACATTACAATATAGGcgtaaaaattagttttaaattacaatatgatcaaaaaataataatttttttattacttttttcctcttcttctattcACACTTCAAGTGGTCCTAGATTTAAAAAAGCAAAACTTAAATATCAATAGCAGTGGGTAGATGAGAAATAACttcactttatatattattgctCGTTCGGTAGAATTTTCGTCCGTGACGAGAGTCTAAGGGGGGAGGAAAAGAGATTATagttaaaatatgaatttgataaaaattataaatatatctaaCTAAAAGTTTATGTATCTAATAAAGTGtatatatatctaaattaaAATTGGAAGAAACGTTCATATATAGTCACTTAAAAATTGTCTAATTATCCtccataactatagtttgataattataatttgtagctacatgttatagggaggagagTGAGAGAGGACAGAGAGTAGGAGAGAGGTAAatagtatatgtatatcggttagataaaattgtatataaacaTATGTATTGTACATATGGCTAGCAAGATTGGGAGAAGGAGGAAAGAGGCGAGAGacattgggagagggaggagagaggcgagataCATTGGaaaagggaggagagaggcgaatgAGATTGGGAGAAAGAGAGTGCAGAGAGTGGCaaagaggtgaattgtatatgtatattagttagataaatgtatattatacatatgcatttgtatatacgACAAACGAGATAGGAGGAGAGGGGAGAGCGAGCAGTGATAGGCATGTTTTCTGTCTTTTATTCTCCAAATTATCATCAATATGTCAAAACAGTTCAGAgtcaagataaaaaaaactctCAAGGGTATGGCTATTTCAGTGAAGTGATTACATTGACAAGTGTGGAGAGtcgaaaagaaaataaacatgaGTTATATCCACTTCGATACCCCAACCAATATTGTTGAATCTGCTTAGTACGCAAATAAGGCTCAAAATACTGACATTCaagaaacatcatttttagGACCAATGTTTTATTGCCTCAAAATACAATAGTGCTCTTCATCTATATTGGCACACATCTCATAAAGACACTTCTGACACACATCTCATAAAGACAAAAGTGTCTTGTAGCCTGTAAAACCTAGTTCATTATGCTTCTCTGAAACAGGTTTTGTAAATACTAATCCTCTATCTTCATTTCTTAGTCATTAGGATGTTGCATAATTTATCACCTCTATATTGATTCTAGAAACATTGCAGGCTTGAATACTACTGGATATAAATTTACATGAGCCAGGCTATTGTTCTCCCTGTACTCGTACACCAGTTGCAGGTAATTCCGTTCAGCAAAACATCTAGTCCTCTTGATTCTGTACATTTATAGAAAAAGAGAACATTTAAAAAGTTGAAATGACTTCACATGAAGTGGAAATTTTTCAATATGAAATGCATTTACTCACAGGTCGATCATTTAATGTGAGGTTTTAACTCACAGTAATAAGCATTTGAGAGCCCTATCACACGCGTGCCTTAGGGGCCCCGAGGCAGCCTCGGGGTCATGGGGGCGACCCCGACTGTTCTACCAGAGAACTTGCTGAGGTTTCCCTTCATCACTTCCAGCAAAATCTAGGCATTACAATGGTTAATGACTGGCTTGAACACAAAAAATGTTGCATGTAAAGCAGGATTTAACCAACCGCACAAAGTATTCAAATTCCCTTTCTGCCCACTGGATAATTCTGTTGCTATATCACCAACCAGGTTCAGTAGTAGTCAAAGAAATGGTAGAGACAATGTGGCTGAATAAGTCTCGGGATAACAAGGACAAAGGGGAAGGAAAGCCTCAATACTTTTCTGAAGACGAGATCTGTACGAATTAACAAGTAGCTCATTCTCGAGCATCTTTTTTCTTGTATACAAAGAAGATTTCCAGCTCAGGATGACTTCTTTCAGCCAGAAGGAACATCAATATTCTCCAAAAACAGCATGTTTTCATTTTCCATGTCATTCATTAGCTTCTTGGACATCACCACCAGTTCGGCTCCATTCATCCAATTCTCTGCATACAACAATGATGAGATCTTTGAACAAGAATCCCCTGTGCGGATATGTGCTTTCTAAGCTCATTCATTGAGCTCGTGTTATGTTTCCACAACTTCCTCGGACAATCTGCAATGACAAGAACTGATTATAAGATTACATGAGTTCATTTAAGCGTGTATATGATTTGGCCAACCATATCCAAGTTGCACCCGTTTGACATGGGTACATCAAGGCGAATGAAGGACATAGATCAGGAGATTAAGGTGATAGGTAAAGAAAACTACATAAGCCTCCTGATGCAAAAAGTAGGCTTACAGGTGGACATGCACCGTTCAACAGAAATAAAGTTCAATTATTGCAGCCAACATATCTccacacaaaaacaaaaagttaaGGAATGACTGAGGAGTAGCAACACTTTCAATACATGGgaaatcatcttcttcttcactgtTTAGATGTTCCGCTTTTGCAGCTATATGAAAATGGGAAAAAAACCTTTAAATTTAATGACTTATACATGTTTGTTGgccaatttaattaatcaaaacagATTAACTTATATTTCCTTATTGAAAAACTTGACAAGGGTAGTATAATGGTAAATTTTTACCTAGTTTCTTTTTAAGGGACATGAAATCCAAATTGGTGACATATAACAGAAATGGAGAAGTAGTATACGATAGATGATActaatgttttaactttgtcaAGATTGACAGAGTACTTATTAAGATTGCGGATAACTTAGGAGGGGGAGAAATATGAAGCTTTAAAATGTTACTATTCCCCAAATCTTCAGAAACTTGAATCCTAATTAGTGTTTACTTGAAGAATCAGCAATCACATATCACAGACATCAAGTTCCACGTTCAGGTTTTTGGCTGAAGCACTTCTTCTTACCACACTCGTTTGTTCCTCTTCTGATTTTATGTTTGAGAAGAACATCACAAGACAAGCAATACATTCATGCACAATCCAGACTGAGAAATTAAGCAGATCATTCGACTGAAATTGTTGCTTGGGattcatatcatataatatcaaaCTAAAGGGTCACACTGACGGGAAAAAATTTATTAGTCGAgcataataattttatcttttttaagaTGGGTATAAAAATCCTACAATATATAGAAAAGATGTATTTCCTCAGAAGTACAAGAAGTGTATAAAAACATAACAGTATGACCTCTTCAGTGACCACCACAACATGCTACGATATCATTTGCTGACACAGAGATATTCTGCCTCACACATAAAATTGAATCATTAGCAACCATAACTAGAATAAACTTGCAAGTTTTTGCATGAAGGAATGAATTTACCCAGCCAAAATGAATACAGAAACAATCAGACAACGAGTCAGCAGCACCACAACAAGCCCAACAAGAACCACAATGTCCCTGAATACAAACGGTCAGATTGTTCAAATACCCAAAGAGCAATTATTAgcataagaaaaacaaatgatTGAATTAGAACCAAGACAAATCAACTAATCACAAAACAGTACCAGTGCATGACATCAAAAGATGGAAAGCATTAGCACCACTCTATAGAACTCTACAACACTAAACCAGTGACCGTTTAGTTTGATCAGAGTACAGTGACAGTAATATCTTCAGGTAATATACCTGAAGGATTTCAGATTCCGCTTTAGCTTGGGATATTGGATTTTCTGCAACAACCTGCTTGCCGTTCACAAAAGAAATTATGTATTCAACAATGGACTACAGGTATAGGCTTTTCATATGGTACTTTAACCAACCAAGACTAAGCTTTTGCAATAATAGGACCTAAAACATCCATATAATTCAGACTAGACTGTCAACCTTATAAATGCTCTTAAATTGAATCCCTAACATCCCAGCCGTTGTAATGTCGAAAGCAACATTGAGAATATCATTCATTGACCTAcatacttttttctttcttctaccCGTGAAACACACACAACCATTGTTGCAAAATGTAGAACTACAAGTGTATAGTCATAAGTTAAAACAGCCAAAAACAAACAATAATTGATTTTGGTACATTAATATTAAGAAGTtagttgaaaatataaaaaaacaaatgtttTCATTTTCTTCGTTTAGCAAACGACTGTGCTAACTAAGTCTTAATCTTTGTGCCTGCCCTAATCTTACTACTCACAAATTATGGCATCAGCATCTAAATATAACTAAGTTAGAGCAAGATAGCATCAAGTTCAGGCTCTGCTACCTTTTCCAAACTTgccaatttataaatttaaaaaaaataactaagcaGTCACTAGattgttttaaaaagaaaatctttttaaaagaaaaaagtagagGCCGCCCTCCCCCCAGCAGCCTCAAGGCAGTGTCGTGCCCCGACCCTCCCCCCAAGcaggcaccgtcgtgccccgacCCTCCCCCCAAGCAGCCCCCCCCCAAGcaggcaccgtcgtgccccgacCCTCCCCCGAggccgccccccccccccccccccaagcagcctcgaggcaccgtcgtgccccgaggccgccccccccccccaagcagcctcgaggcaccgtcgtgccccgaggccgccccCACCCCAACAGCCgcgaggcaccgtcgtgccccgagcccccccccccccagcaGCCgcgaggcaccgtcgtgccccgaggccgccccCCCCAACAGCCgcgaggcaccgtcgtgccccgaggccgccccTCCAGCAGCCgcgaggcaccgtcgtgccccgaggccgccccCCCCCCCAGCAGACgcgaggcaccgtcgtgccccgaggcctccccctcccccccagCAGACgcgaggcaccgtcgtgccccgaggccgccccCCAGCAGCCGCGAGGCACCGTCATGCCCCGAGGCCGCCCCCCCCAGCAGTctcgaggcaccgtcgtgccccgaggccgccccCCCCAGCAGCCTCGAGGCACCGTCATGCCCCGAGGCCGCCACCCCCCAGCAGCCTCGAGGCACCGTCATGCCCCGAGGCCGCCCCCCTAGCAgcctcgaggcaccgtcgtgccccgaggccccccccccccccccccgccccagcagcctcgaggcaccgtcgtgccccgaggccgcccccagacctaaaagaaaaaacaaagttAGAATGCACTTAAACAATTCAATTTATatagtttaataaaaaaaagacataaagaaaTGAGTTGGGTTGAGTAATCATCAAATATTGTGTTTCTTACCCAATGAAGTTTCTCTAACCTTTCACAATGAAGGGAAAAGGATTGAACCAAAGGTCTTGTTTTATCCCATCAATCTTGATCTTCTCTGCATGTACATGGTTTTGAGTATAAATCACTATACTATACTAACATGACAGAAGTGATGCTGAAGTTTCACAAATTAATCAAGATAAAGGAGATGAGAAAAGGAACAAGACAAGacaaacatattttaaatgACCAAACAGGGAAATTTTGAAGGATTATAATCCATGTTGAGCAATCAAACtctaaaaaatgatgtttttagtTCTAATTATGGATGAGCCAACTGATCATGCTAAGTAAAAGGGatcaatgaattaaaatgaaGAACAGTTTGAATAGAAACAGGTTTACTGCTTGGTCTGACTGCGGAGGATGCTGAAACTGTATTACTTAATACTTACAATCTTGGATGTACATGGTACCAAAGCCAAAAATGATTCCTAGTAGTTAGTCACAActtcatatacaaaaaaaacaatttattttttttcaatcttctCTCAGTGAAAATCAGCTTATAAAGTAATAGAAACCTTAGTGTGAAAACTTTTCTTCAACCTAATAACATAAACATTAGAACTTTTCTTCAAATGTTCGAAATGCAAAGTTGCTAGATAAACAAAAGGCAAGATTCATAATACTTTTTAACCATTAAAGAATACTTAACTCagacataattttagaaaagaTTCAACTTCCAAATATCACAATCTTGGCCAAAAAATTGAAATCCCGTAAATCCCCTCATATCAAAAACCCTCATATCATTTCACTTGATTTTCACAATATCTTCAATCATTTTACTATCTTAAAATCTTTGAATaaacccacccacccaccccaaaaaaaaatcacaagacTCACTGACATTTCACTTGCACAAATTTATAGAAACCCCATAGGCATACAGAAGATGATTCCAACATACAGAaaatgaatcattgaaccagtaataagaaaaatacacacaaaaaaaataagataattacTTTTCTACggtaaaaaagaaatacacatAAAAAAGTTGAGACCAAAAACAGGGAAACACTCAGACAAGGTTGGAAGAATAAGAGATGAGGATATGAGCAGAGACAGTTGATGATTCGAGACATTAGAAAATTCCCGTCGTTTCTTGGCCGCTCCAGCTTTTAATTTCGATTTTCAAATGTGAAGTAATATATACGTTAGAAGCAGACAAGGGTTTGAATTGAAACTTTAGTGAATGAATTTCACAAGACATTCTTTCAAACTTGAAATAGATGGACTAATAATTGAAGATAAATGATCCCAGACATGATATACTAAATTACACATTTCTACGAGTTGATTTTGAGGTTCAATTGATCAATCAATCAACAAAGCCCCCAAACCCTAAGCCATAGGAAAAAGTAGTTGAATACGATCGAGCAGTGGGATTCAAGAAGCATACCCAATGTCTGTCTCCCATCATTTGTCTGACAACCACCTCCTTCTTGTTTTGTCCTCGTCACCATGATCTTCACCATTGTCTGCAGCGTACACACCCAAAAAAAACttgatttcttttaaaatcCAAATTGAAAATGGAATTCAAACTTATgcagaagaagagagaaagacCTTGACTAATAACAAGAGCCGTTGTATCtatgagagaagagaagagaagagaagagcgGTCGAGGAGCCTTGAAAAGAACCGTTATGGGTGGAACTGATAGTATTTATAGTGTGCTTTCTCAAATTGGAATTTAAATTTACATTGAAAAGGATTAATAGCAAGAGccgttattattttttttaaaatataatctaactaatttaataagatatttgattgaaacaaaaaaaatattgatgtttatttttaaaaagtcaacattattttaaaattactttaaaaacattatgaatttatacaattatttcAAAGTGTTTCAACTAAAAACACTTGATGATTAATCTAGATTTTGGAAAGTAGTAAtaatactaatcaataaatttaaataatttttctaaacattttttttccagttacgaaatatatttaaaaaaacccaaccaaactttatttttaaaatactgaGCAGTAAGGCGCACGACTTAGAAGTAACAACAGGGCAATGCATCTTCCATTATTGACTTTTCGTTGTTACAAGCAAGCTTATTTGTACACTCCTCTTCATCTCGTTAGTttcaaattatcattttatgatAGAACCTCTAATGGTGTTGTGTGTCATAACATGTTTCCTTTGAGTTCTGCATTAGTAATTTCTTTTAGCGTACATTGAGATAGCCAAAGtgtattgttattttagctatgATTATTCCTTTTCTCTTGCACTTCATCCGTCAAGTTATTTTGATTGAATTCATCATCGTAGCCACCACTTGACTTGAAGTTAGCGCTCAATCGACGTTCAAGGCCACTTTAATCATGTGATATGAGAAAGATCCTAAATCCATATAATATTACAGTACCCATTATCATCACTGGACGCAGCAAACACCAGTACCCATTATCATCACTGGACGCAGCAAACACCATCGTGGGTTACATACAAGAACATCATTTAAATATATCATTGTCCTGTTGCCAATGACTACAAATAGTTCTACAAAACTCACAAGGGGAAATATACAGTAAGAACTCAGCTACAAAAAGCAGGACCTCTTAATTCGTCCCTCGAGGGAATCTACAACAACTAATATAGACTAAAAACACAAGGTCCAGAAAGGCAACCAACTGGAGATTCATATTTTGTACAACAAAAATTATGGATGAAGAACCACCGGAATATCTTTAAAAGCTGTGAGGTATATCTAATGGCATGAAAACAAAAATGCTTTAAAAGGTCATCCATCTGCTTTAATGGTGTTTCACAATGTGTCAGAGCAACGTAGGCAATTGTAATTAATGAGCCGGTGTGCAAGGCTGCCAGCCTCTGGAACCATAGCCGAAGTTAAGCCATTCCAAAAGTGAAATGTGACGGCTTCTTTGAGGATAGTTTTGAACAGCGTATCTTGTTTAGCTTTCTCAGTTTCCGTTGCTGGTGCCGAGAAGTATCTGTCAAAAGAAAGAGATAAGCAGATTATGTAACTTTAACCAGCAGATATGATGATGACAGATCACAGAAACCATGACATGTTTAGATTCTGCCAAAGCTCCCTGAATGAGATAACGGACCAAGGActcaaaaactttttaaaagagCCAGTGGTCCACTTAAATACCATGTGAAAAAGATGACCTCTAATGAAGCCCAAAATATAGAAGGCCGCCTTTGAGAGttcaaagatttcaaataaGATTGGATGGGAATTAGCTGACCATTCTGTTTTTTGtcttaaaaagatattttactCTCACAGCTAGTCACATGGGGTgtgtttaaaatatttacaagaaCAACATCAATATATAAGCTGTGTAATGTgctgttgtgcggaatttgagataatacgagaaaatataaacgcgaaaaacaagacaacagatttacgtgatTCACCAATTtgttggctacgtccacgggaagagagggagcagttttattatggagaggcaaaaacagaattacagaatagggtttcccatagcgtctatatatagtgctaagctacgccctaacaggcttgggcccaacatacagaatcaacagaaaattaagggcccaatacaacaacattgtataccgtcctttctgtttgtagcgggtccgattcaaggcattcaacaaatctccaccttgacttgaattctccgaacagattcttcagacgcactatgatagtgccaggcctccccctcttcctcagagttgccccacagggcaattaacagcttctgatgttgagcaagtccaaacagtgttgaaacttgctctgtggaaccggctttgtgaacatatcagcaggattatcagcagttcctactttcttcaccttgattctcttctcacttctcagaaaatgataccttacgtcgatatgcttggttctctcatgatggacttgatccttggctagacaaattgcgctcaaactgtcacaatacaccgtagcctgatcatgatgcagaccaagatcactaaccagccctttcaaccaaatcccttcttttgcagcctctgtcaaggccatgtactccgcttccgtagtagacaaagtcactgtaggttgcaaagttgtcttccaactgacgacagatcctccaagggtaaacacatagccagtcatcgatcttcttgtgtcaacatctccagcatagtctgaatcagaatagctagtaaccaagcactgagtatcacctccataaatgagaccaacgtcagatgtacctttaaggtaccggaaaattctcttcacagcctgccaatgttct encodes the following:
- the LOC104646579 gene encoding uncharacterized protein: MNDILNVAFDITTAGMLGIQFKSIYKVVAENPISQAKAESEILQGHCGSCWACCGAADSLSDCFCIHFGWVNSFLHAKTCKFILVMVANDSILCVRQNISVSANDIVACCGGH